A portion of the Bacillus sp. es.034 genome contains these proteins:
- a CDS encoding YqzE family protein produces MSVNDYVKFITQTFVQHYEKSPHERKTLKKQRKNEREPFLFRWFGIIPYAFMIMFKKNK; encoded by the coding sequence ATGTCAGTGAATGATTATGTTAAGTTCATAACACAAACATTTGTCCAGCATTATGAAAAATCACCCCATGAACGTAAGACATTAAAAAAGCAGAGGAAGAATGAGCGGGAACCATTCCTCTTCAGGTGGTTCGGCATCATTCCATATGCTTTCATGATCATGTTCAAGAAAAATAAATAG
- a CDS encoding YqhG family protein: protein MQQHEIHRFLERYFVANGCDMVANGNGYMTVQLTIDLDKELMNRPFYWHYLEKTGGTPNPMTLSLVTNPDQAPEDMKGEPIHFGSPRLHQIFHSTRNLAGDIRLYENRYTPSGQQTPLHPWLGLNIKISYQSNRKKDSIKSIGLNLINGVIEEDFHSSLLSKNLTPKIPDFSFTLTPIIKPKSGVNRIQAYLYEGIKREPVEWAEQARKTWEEDLQLLNHFYGDQEEKPESYFLEQQALKEQYEPKITIEVINGGIFYLQQSK, encoded by the coding sequence ATGCAGCAGCACGAAATTCATCGATTTCTTGAGAGGTACTTCGTCGCAAACGGCTGTGATATGGTTGCGAACGGCAATGGTTATATGACGGTACAGCTGACCATCGACCTGGATAAAGAGCTGATGAACCGTCCTTTCTACTGGCATTATCTCGAAAAGACAGGGGGCACACCAAACCCAATGACATTATCTCTCGTCACGAATCCCGATCAGGCCCCGGAAGATATGAAAGGAGAACCGATTCACTTTGGTTCACCGCGGCTGCATCAGATCTTTCATTCGACTCGGAATTTAGCAGGGGATATCAGACTGTATGAAAACCGCTACACACCAAGTGGACAGCAGACCCCGCTCCATCCTTGGCTGGGGCTGAATATTAAGATATCCTATCAATCCAATCGAAAGAAAGACAGCATTAAGAGTATCGGATTAAACCTGATCAATGGTGTCATAGAAGAGGACTTTCATTCGTCATTATTATCCAAAAATCTGACGCCGAAGATTCCTGACTTCTCATTCACTTTAACACCGATCATCAAACCGAAAAGCGGAGTGAACCGGATTCAGGCGTATCTTTATGAAGGTATCAAAAGGGAGCCCGTCGAATGGGCGGAACAAGCAAGAAAAACCTGGGAGGAGGACCTTCAACTTCTGAATCATTTCTATGGAGATCAGGAAGAAAAGCCTGAATCTTATTTTCTTGAACAGCAGGCGTTAAAGGAGCAGTATGAACCGAAAATCACCATCGAAGTCATAAATGGCGGGATTTTTTATCTGCAGCAGTCAAAGTGA
- a CDS encoding SNF2-related protein: MNVEVIFDEEWGEGLENLIENDGPWGNWELYKLAIEFEHHLAIPNFEGLQAPKHLANVTPLPHQLEAAKQVVETMNGKAILADEVGLGKTIEAGLILKEYMIRGLVKKVLILVPASLVSQWAYELNSKFFIPAVPQRKSYVWDQCDIVVSSMDTAKRSPHREKVYDQDYDLVIIDEAHKLKNHKTKNYEFVQNLKKKFCLLLTATPIQNRVEEIFHLVSLLKPGHLGNESGFTDRYKKGDRSLQEDEHLKSLINKVMIRNRRGDTGIEWTKRHVKTVLIDFNEAERDLYNSIDLLRGRYDDWANSSSFSLLTLQREACSSREAVFYTLKNMLEKKESPTPAFEQMIGTLMKKVENVTMNSKAQKALEIVQSINDKVIIFTEYRATQLYLQWFLKQHGISSVPFRGGFKRGKKDWMRELFQKHAQVLIATEAGGEGINLQFCHHVINFDLPWNPMRLEQRIGRVHRLGQTEDVHIYNFATKNTVEEHILKLLYEKINLFERVIGQLDEILTRLDFRDFEEHVTDILSSSRTEGEMKIKMENLTSMIQFAEQLKEEKSNAAARNSSIS, from the coding sequence ATGAATGTTGAAGTTATATTTGATGAAGAGTGGGGAGAAGGTCTCGAGAATTTAATCGAAAACGATGGGCCCTGGGGTAACTGGGAACTTTATAAGCTCGCCATCGAATTCGAGCACCATCTTGCAATTCCGAACTTTGAAGGCCTGCAGGCTCCAAAACATTTGGCAAACGTGACTCCTCTCCCTCATCAGCTGGAAGCAGCGAAACAGGTTGTGGAAACGATGAATGGAAAAGCCATCCTTGCAGATGAAGTCGGACTGGGGAAGACGATCGAGGCAGGCTTGATATTAAAAGAGTACATGATTAGGGGATTAGTAAAAAAAGTCTTGATACTTGTTCCCGCTTCCCTTGTTTCCCAGTGGGCGTATGAATTGAACAGCAAGTTCTTCATTCCCGCCGTGCCCCAGCGAAAGAGCTATGTGTGGGATCAATGTGACATCGTGGTTTCTTCCATGGATACCGCAAAAAGAAGTCCTCACCGTGAAAAGGTGTATGACCAGGATTATGACTTGGTGATCATTGACGAAGCTCACAAACTGAAAAATCATAAAACAAAAAACTATGAATTTGTGCAGAATCTAAAGAAGAAATTCTGCCTGCTTTTGACTGCCACGCCCATCCAAAATCGTGTAGAGGAAATCTTTCATCTCGTTTCCCTTTTAAAGCCGGGGCACCTTGGAAATGAATCAGGATTTACAGACAGATATAAAAAAGGAGATCGTTCGCTTCAGGAGGATGAACATTTAAAGAGCCTCATTAACAAAGTAATGATCCGTAACAGACGTGGTGATACAGGGATCGAATGGACAAAACGCCATGTGAAGACGGTGTTGATCGATTTCAATGAAGCCGAAAGGGATCTGTATAACAGTATCGATCTGCTCAGGGGGAGATATGATGACTGGGCCAATTCAAGTTCCTTCTCCCTTTTGACTTTACAAAGGGAAGCATGCAGCTCACGTGAAGCAGTTTTTTACACCCTGAAGAATATGCTTGAAAAGAAGGAATCACCTACACCAGCCTTTGAACAGATGATTGGGACACTGATGAAAAAAGTAGAAAATGTCACGATGAACTCCAAGGCTCAGAAAGCGTTGGAAATCGTACAGTCCATCAATGATAAAGTGATCATTTTCACCGAGTACCGGGCGACTCAGCTCTATCTTCAATGGTTTCTGAAACAGCATGGAATCAGCTCAGTCCCATTCAGGGGTGGATTCAAACGTGGTAAAAAAGACTGGATGCGTGAATTATTCCAGAAGCATGCCCAGGTGCTGATCGCCACCGAAGCCGGCGGGGAAGGAATCAACCTTCAATTCTGCCATCACGTGATCAATTTCGACCTTCCCTGGAATCCCATGAGGCTTGAGCAACGAATAGGCCGTGTGCACCGCCTTGGGCAGACAGAAGATGTTCATATCTATAACTTTGCAACAAAGAATACCGTTGAAGAACATATCCTGAAGCTTCTGTATGAAAAGATCAATCTTTTTGAGCGGGTGATCGGTCAATTGGACGAAATCCTGACGCGCCTTGATTTCAGGGATTTTGAAGAGCATGTGACAGACATCCTCTCCTCCTCCCGTACAGAAGGCGAAATGAAGATCAAAATGGAAAATTTGACGAGTATGATTCAATTCGCTGAACAATTAAAGGAGGAGAAATCAAATGCAGCAGCACGAAATTCATCGATTTCTTGA